The genomic DNA TTTACCGCCGCGACCGCAGCCGAGGGGATGGAGGTACTTCAGGCCGAGCGGCCGGACGTGGTGGTGAGCGACATCGGCCTCCCGACGCGAGACGGCTACGAGTTCATGAAGCAAGTGCGGGCGCTCGCCGAGGATCGCGGCGGTAAAACGCCCGCGCTGGCGTTGACCGCCTACGCCCGCGCGGAGGATCGGATGCGGGCGATCCGCGCAGGCTTCCAGATGCACGTGCCGAAGCCGGTCGAACCGGCCGAGTTGATTACGATGGTCGCCAGCCTCGCGGGCCGAGCATAAGCGGACCTCCTGCAAACCTCGGACGCCCCGCCGTGCAAAAGACCGCTGCAGCACCGGCGACGCGGCTGGCGGTATAGCCGCACTGCGACGGACCGGCCGGGCAGAACGGTCCTTTTGACCGCGTCGCGGCTCGGCGCCCGGCCGGCCGCTGAACGTCGGTCCGTTATGCGGCGGGGGCACACCCTATGACAACCACAGGCCGACGCGTCGTCTTTGGCCTAGTCGTCCTCGCCGTGGTGGCGGGGACCGTGTCCGAGGCGTACCGTTTTTTCGACCGACGCGCAATCGTGCGTGAGGCGGCGCAGGCCGCCGATATCGCGTTGGCATCGGCATCGGCGTCAACGGCACCTGAGGACGCGCGGCGATGGTTGGAATTCCATGGCTTTCGCGTCATCGTTTGGAACCCGCACGACTCGCGTGGCTATGTCGGCATGCAGCAAAGCGGATCGAATGAAAGACGCGCCATCGTGCAAGGACAACGGCAGATGCGAGATGGGGCAGAACCGACGTGGCTGGATCTGACGTTCCGATTCAACCACGACGGCACGTTTCACGACGTCCAGTCGCGTCCATCCCGGCTTGAAGTCCCGACCACTCGGCCCGCTGCGTAGCCCGCTGGTGGCGCGATTCCCTGCCCCCTTCCCGGTCGAGGCGGTACGATGACGGGCGTGGCGTGGGGCCGGCGAACGTCGACCGTTACGTGCCCCCACCAACGCGCCCCCTGCCTTACGCCCTGCGTCGGCGCAGCAGCGCAACGCCGCCAAGGGCCAGCAGCGACAGGCCCGCCGGCTCAGGGACGGCGACGATTGCGAAGTCGAACTGACCTCTGGCAGTCGAGCCGCCGTCCGCGTCGGGCGACGCGAATGTGAACGCCTGATGGAACAGCTCGTACGTGCGGCCCGCCACCAGCGCACCGCTGAGGCTGCCGCTAGAGAGGTTGACGTTATCGCCTGCGGTCCCACCAAACACGAACGTTTGATCGACGGTGTTGAGGCTTTCCTGCTGGGCCCGATACAAGTACGTGTTGGTCGTCTTGTCGAGCAGGTGGCCGTCGAAGCGCGTGCGGCCGGCGCTGGTCGCATCGTCCGCCACGTACTGGCCGCTCGCCGTGTATGTGGAGTCTGTCGTGACCTGAAATGTGACGATGCTGTAGGAGTCGGCAAAGTTGTATTGCGTGCCGTCCCGGGCATGGTCGAACGTGAACTTCAGGTCGGTCTGGGTCAGGTCGTAGGTGGTGGTGCTGGTCGCGCCGTTGGAAGTGGCGGTGTTCGTCTCAACGTAGGGCGACGCTGCGAGCGAACCCGTGGGATACTTCTCGCTCCTCACGCTGGCGGCCTGC from Tepidisphaeraceae bacterium includes the following:
- a CDS encoding response regulator; translation: FTAATAAEGMEVLQAERPDVVVSDIGLPTRDGYEFMKQVRALAEDRGGKTPALALTAYARAEDRMRAIRAGFQMHVPKPVEPAELITMVASLAGRA
- a CDS encoding PEP-CTERM sorting domain-containing protein (PEP-CTERM proteins occur, often in large numbers, in the proteomes of bacteria that also encode an exosortase, a predicted intramembrane cysteine proteinase. The presence of a PEP-CTERM domain at a protein's C-terminus predicts cleavage within the sorting domain, followed by covalent anchoring to some some component of the (usually Gram-negative) cell surface. Many PEP-CTERM proteins exhibit an unusual sequence composition that includes large numbers of potential glycosylation sites. Expression of one such protein has been shown restore the ability of a bacterium to form floc, a type of biofilm.), coding for MKQCVQTVMIAAALCGPTAATAVADVILAPPTVLKSQAASVRSEKYPTGSLAASPYVETNTATSNGATSTTTYDLTQTDLKFTFDHARDGTQYNFADSYSIVTFQVTTDSTYTASGQYVADDATSAGRTRFDGHLLDKTTNTYLYRAQQESLNTVDQTFVFGGTAGDNVNLSSGSLSGALVAGRTYELFHQAFTFASPDADGGSTARGQFDFAIVAVPEPAGLSLLALGGVALLRRRRA